The DNA region GACACAAACAACTGAAGAAAACAATGAAACCATTTCAATTTCGTTAAGTTCGCTATTCATTGTTTTAAAAAGGGAGTATAAAATAATTTTATTAGTTACTTTACTTTTTTCAATTTTTGGAATTTTTTATGTATTAAGTATTCCCAAAGAATATATTTCTACGGGTAAAATTATGCCTGAAGTTTCGTATAAAGCTTCTAATGGCATAGCAGGTATAAATCAATTGTTAAAAAAATATAATGGTAATGTTGATTTGTACAACACCGAAATTACTAGCCCGGAACTTTATGCTGAAATTCTCAATACAAGTGACTTTTACGATTATATTCTTACTAAAGAAGTAACAACAAGAACTAATAAAAAGATGAGTTTTAAATCGTATTACGATTTAAATTTGGAAAATAATAAATCATTTTTTCAAAAAGAAAAATCAGATTTTAAACCTAATGATAAAATAAAATATTATAATATTATTCAGGATATTCAAAAAAGAATAATAATAACTACTGTTAAAAAAAATAACTTGATTTTTGTCACTGCACAAATGCAAGACCCTGTAGTCGCAGCAAATATTGCAAATTTTACAATAACTTACCTAATCGATTATATTACTAAATATCGTACTGAAAAAGCCCGTCAAGAATTACATTTTATAGAAAATTTACAAAAAAACGTTTCAAAAGATTCAACAAAAAAAGATGCTTTAAAAGAAGAAATACAGAATAGTTTATCAACATCAATAATACAAATGAAAATAAAAATACAAGAAGATACACCAACTATTCAAGTATTAGAAAAAGCACAAATTTCTGTTGTTAACAATGAACCTTCAATATCTCAACTTATAGGATTTATTTTTTTAGGTTTCCTAATTGGGGTGATTGTTGCATTTTTGAGAAACCATAATTACAAAACAATATTGATCTCAAATTAAATTGTTAATTAAAAAAAGAGAAAAAATAAATTATAATCTTTTCAATGGATTTATTCCTTCTTTTATAAGTTGTTTGTAAAGTAATTTTGCACAATAAATATCAGTAACAACGATAGTCAATAAAATTAATCTCATTAAAGGATTTGTCCATATATACAGAGTAGAGGTAGCTACAATTTGAAAAAAACATAAAAAATTACCCAGCATTACTACGCTTGCAATTATAAAAGACTGACCTTCTGAATTTCCACGCTGAAAAAACATAGCTAACCTACATATAGACATAAAGATAGACGTTAACACAGCGAAAAAAATACTTATATCTGTATCAGGAAGTTCTCTTAAAAGGTGAGCAAAAAACTGATGTCCATAAAAGTTAATTAGAATGCCAAGTAAAAATGCCAATATGCTTATAATATACCATTGCTTTTTTTCTAAATGATAAAACTTATTAAATGAAGCATATCCATACTTAAAGTAAGTATAGACAATGCCCAGATCCAGGAAAAACCAAGTATAGCTAAATAGTAAATTGAATCGGTCGCAAAAAGAAAAAACAAACTCCAGACCTAAATTTAAAGTAAGCGGCACGAGAGGCATACCATAACTTTTGTCTTTTAACCCTCTATGAATTATAAGTATATAAGCAAATACCCAAAAAAGTTGTCCTAAATTTCCACATATATAGAAAAAAGTATATTTCATTTTAATTTAAAAAATTTAATTACATTAAACGAAGTAGGCACATTAAATAAAATAATCGAAACCACCAATAATATTCCATTTTGATGATTTTTGAAGGTAAGTAATCCCAAAAGCGCAAAAGGGAGAATTGTTATGTAAAAATCAAAAAATAAACTTCTGGATTTTTGATTTTGAAGTGGTTCAAAAAAATAAAATTTTATATTTAAAATAACTTTAAATATAATGAGTAAGATACCATAGATTAAAATTGGAAGAACAAAAATATGCCAATCTATTGCCCAAATAAATACTATAAAAGATATAATCTCTATTGATAAAACAAATCTTTGAAATAAATTTCGTGACAATTGAACTGTGTTGTTTACAAAAGTACAAACGCCAGCTTTTATATCATTCTTATAATCATCATATTGATGAATAATCAATGACCGCATTCCAAAGGCAAAAGTCATCCAAAAACTTCCGCTAATTATCCAAATCAGATGATTCTCAATATCTCCTTTATATAGAAAAGAAAAAATAAAAAGTGTAGGGAAAAATTGAGATCCTAATCCGTCAAAAATAATACCCAGATACCTCTTCTCTTTTAAACGAAATTGTTTACAAGAATAGATATAAAAACAAAACCAGCTTAGCCAATAAAAAACTAAAGCATATAAATTAGGAAATATAAAAAAAGAATATAAAATTCCGAACAATACAATACTTACTAAAGTTAAATACTGCTGACTTTTACTAAGATTGATCATCTTATTTTCTTTTCCCGCTATAGCATCATCTTCTTGATCATAAAAATTATTAATCAAACTCGCGAATATAGCTATAATTATTACACCAGATAAAAGAAACAAAATAAGAAAAATCTCTTGTCCAAAATCAGTTATATTTTCTTTGATAAAATACAAATAAATAAGCACCAAAAAAGGTGGCAATTTAAACCACCAGGTAGCAATTCTAATATGTTTAAAAAAGCTCATTAATTCTTAACAAAAGTAAATTGATAATTTTTTCTATTAATCTGTTTTTGAATTCCCTTTTTAAGAGCTATGAAGAATAAATTAGGTTTTTTAACAATGTGGATAAACAGTTGTCTTATTTCGATATCCATACGGCCTTTTAATAATAATAAATACGCTACCAAAATTTTATTTTGAATGATTTTAAGATCAATCATTTCGCACTCATGCTTATCCATATACGAACTAAACTTGTTGAGAATTAAATGTAAATCTTTGATGTGTAATTTTCTAAATGTAATTCCTTTTCTGCCGTCACTGATATTGGTTGTATCTCTATTTTTTTTCCAAAAAACCTCCTTAGTAAAACCAACTTGACAATTTAAATTTTTAAAAATCATTTCGAGTTGTAAAACCCAGTCATCACCAATATTTACTTGAACATTCCAGCCAAAAGGAATAGCAGATTTTTTTATGACTAAGCCAGAGCTAGGTGCTATAGAATCAATTAATAGCAGTTTTCTAAATTGAGCATAACCAAAAATATAACAACCTTTATTCGGAATATCTTTAATGTCTGAAAAATAAGGAAAAACATTTGCCTGATATTTATTAAGAATATTATATTCCCAATTTGAAAAAAATAAATCTAATTTATGTTCCAGCATATATCCAATACTTTTTTCAAGATATTGA from uncultured Flavobacterium sp. includes:
- a CDS encoding Wzz/FepE/Etk N-terminal domain-containing protein; the protein is MTQTTEENNETISISLSSLFIVLKREYKIILLVTLLFSIFGIFYVLSIPKEYISTGKIMPEVSYKASNGIAGINQLLKKYNGNVDLYNTEITSPELYAEILNTSDFYDYILTKEVTTRTNKKMSFKSYYDLNLENNKSFFQKEKSDFKPNDKIKYYNIIQDIQKRIIITTVKKNNLIFVTAQMQDPVVAANIANFTITYLIDYITKYRTEKARQELHFIENLQKNVSKDSTKKDALKEEIQNSLSTSIIQMKIKIQEDTPTIQVLEKAQISVVNNEPSISQLIGFIFLGFLIGVIVAFLRNHNYKTILISN
- a CDS encoding UbiA family prenyltransferase, which codes for MSFFKHIRIATWWFKLPPFLVLIYLYFIKENITDFGQEIFLILFLLSGVIIIAIFASLINNFYDQEDDAIAGKENKMINLSKSQQYLTLVSIVLFGILYSFFIFPNLYALVFYWLSWFCFYIYSCKQFRLKEKRYLGIIFDGLGSQFFPTLFIFSFLYKGDIENHLIWIISGSFWMTFAFGMRSLIIHQYDDYKNDIKAGVCTFVNNTVQLSRNLFQRFVLSIEIISFIVFIWAIDWHIFVLPILIYGILLIIFKVILNIKFYFFEPLQNQKSRSLFFDFYITILPFALLGLLTFKNHQNGILLVVSIILFNVPTSFNVIKFFKLK
- a CDS encoding glycosyltransferase family 2 protein, translated to MINITHSPLISIIIPTYNRSYCLHATIKAAINQTYKNTEIIIVDDGSTDNTKNVVSAFGNKIVYIQKAHTGQADTRNVGLQYAKGEIIAPLDSDDIWHDQYLEKSIGYMLEHKLDLFFSNWEYNILNKYQANVFPYFSDIKDIPNKGCYIFGYAQFRKLLLIDSIAPSSGLVIKKSAIPFGWNVQVNIGDDWVLQLEMIFKNLNCQVGFTKEVFWKKNRDTTNISDGRKGITFRKLHIKDLHLILNKFSSYMDKHECEMIDLKIIQNKILVAYLLLLKGRMDIEIRQLFIHIVKKPNLFFIALKKGIQKQINRKNYQFTFVKN